CTTGAACTGACGGCAGACGGTATTGATGCCGAGACCTTGACCGAGATGGCAGGTAGTGAGAAGAACAAACTTTTCCCAACCGATATTGCTGGTATCGTTACCGATTTCCTAGTGAAGCACTTCGGTGATGTGTTGGATTATCAGTTCACTGCCCATGTTGAAGATGAGTTCGATGAAATCGCGCAAGGCAAAGAGTCTTGGCAGCAGATGTTGCAGAATTTCTATCAGCAATTCCACCCAAGAGTGGAAGCCGCTGAAGACGTGTCTCGTGAAGAAGCGGGTCAATCGCGTGCATTGGGGAATGACCCGACGACCGGAAAACCGATGTTTGTCAAAATCGGTCGATTCGGTCCTTACGTGCAATTGGGTGATGGTGAGAATGATGAGAAGCCTACCTTTGCGAGCTTGGTAACTGGGCAAAAAATGGACACCATTAAGCTTGAAGAAGCGTTGGAATTGTTCAAACTACCTCGTGTGGTTGGCGAAGCGCCGGAAGGTTTTAGTGCTTCTGCCATTGATGGTACCGTTTTCTCAGTAGAAAAAGGTCAGGAAATTATCGCCAAACAAGGGCCTTTTGGACCTTATTTGGAGTATGGCCCGAAGAAATATGCGCCAATCAAGGGGTTCGATCCTCTGGCGATTACGCTGGAAGAGTCCATGGCGTTGATTGAGGCCAAAATCGTAGCGGAAGCGGAAAAAATCGTACGTGTGTTTGAAGGTACGGATGTAGTGATTTTAAAAGGTCGTTGGGGGCCTTATATCACGGATGTGACGACGAAGAAAAATGCGAAGATTGCCAAAACTGAAGACCCTCAAAAGCTGACGTTGGAAGAGTGTCAAAAACGTTTGGACGAAGCGCCTGAGCCTAAAAAACGTGGGCGTGCTGCAGCGAAGAAAACGACGGCTAAAAAGGCACCTGCGAAAAAAGTGGCGACCAAAAAAGCACCGGCAGCTAAAAAGTCTTAAGTTTGTTCAAGCGCTACCTAATGTGATAAAAGCTACTGTAGCGTTTGACGGATGTCATCCGGGTCGAAAATGCGGTGCTGGCCTTTACCGGATTTCTTCGCTTCATACATGGCAAGATCGGCGTTTTGCAACAATTCCGTTTGTGTTGCGCCGTGGTCAGGGTAAATTGCCATACCGATACTAGAGCCGATATTGACTTGGTGTTCGCCAAGATTAAAAGGTTTTTCTAAAAGCTTGTTCAGATGTTGTCCAACTTGCTCCAGTTGTTCCTTGCTGGTGTGCGCTCTACAGAGTATGACAAACTCATCCCCTCCTACACGCGCCAGAATCGTATCTTGAGCGATTTGGTCAGAAATCAGTTCACTCACTGAACGAAGTAATGAGTCTCCCACGCCGTGACCCAAAGTGTCGTTGATGGTTTTAAAATTGTCCAAATCTAAGAACATCACGGTGAATTTTTCGTCTTTGTGTTTCACCTCATCTAGCAGGTTTTCTAAAGCGTTGTAGAAGAAATTTCGATTGGGCAGCCCAGTCACCATGTCGGTATGTGCAAGGTGGTCAAGCTCCATTTGAGTTGCCTTCAATTGGGTGATGTCGGTATAGACCATGGTGTAGTGAATGTTATCGGTTGTCTGATGGTGCACCCTGTGGACATCCACTAAGCTGGCTCTTGCCAGGCGACCATTAGTGTGGTGCAGTAGGAGTTCTCCACGCCATTCATCGCTTTCTTCCAGTTTACCGATGATATCAATGGCTGGAGCATCCTGAAGATTGTCCAAAAGGATTCTCAAATTCAGTTGTTTCAGTTCATCTTCGGAAAATCCAAGTGACTTGTGGAAAGCAGGATTGGTACGGATAAAATTTAATTTTGCATCGGTAATGGCGATGGACTCACTGGTCGAATCTAGCAATGTTCTATCTAGTGTCAGCTCTTCTTCGGTCTGCTTTTGTTGGGTGACGTCTAGGCGTACGCAGATCAATCGCTCGATTTCGCCTTGTGGCGAGAAAATGGTCTGACCTCTGTCGTACACCCAGATATACTCGCCTTCACTATTCATTAATCGATGAACATCTTCATAAACGGTTGATCGGTTGCTGAGCAGTTTAAGCATCTTTTTCTGTACGGAAGTTTGGTCCGATGGGTGGATGCGTGCTTGCCATGCATGTAAGTCTTGAGGGAAGTCGTGGTTGTGAAAACCAATCATTTCTTGCCATAAGTCGGAAAAAAAGGCAGTGTTTTTCTTGATATTCCACTCCCAGTAAGCGATTCGGCTACTGTCGAGAATGATAGTTAGGCGATCTTTTTCTTTCTTATGCGCCTTGCGCATTTTTTTCAGCTCAAGTTGATTCGCTTCATTTTGTTGAATAAGTTTTTGCGACGTAACTTGGTAAGCTCGATAGCTCAGGGCAAAAGCCACTAGTAAGATCAGGTTGGAATATTGGGTAAAAGAGGTAAAAGGGTTTTCGATGTCGAAAATCTTTTCGGGCAGCCAAGACATCGCAGCAATCAAAATTGATAGGACGATCAGTGTCAGGACGAACTTATTTTGTGTCTTGGTCGTTTGCGGCATTGCATTTGGTTTCCGTTCTGGAAAAAGACAGACTCCTTCCTTTACTGGGCAGAGTATAGCGAGTTTTCATGAAGGAATATAATTTAACTTAATGAAACTACTATAAAAATTATTGATATTAATGGAGTGTTTTGTAAGCGTTTTTTCGGATCAAAAGCGTGAAATTCTTGCAGTAGTAACGAATTTAGCCGCATTTCAATCGGCTATTTTGAGTAAAATATCGACTAATTTTTGATAGAGATTTTATAGAGTTGTCCCATGAAGCAACAGGTAATCGAATTACTGATTCAAGTCGTTGATACTTTAAAGCAAACAGGCGTCCTGCCGGAAGATGCCCATCCGAATATTCACTTGGAAAACACCAAAGACAAGTCGCATGGTGATTTCGCCACCAACTTGGCGATGATGTTGACCAAGCTTGTCGGCAAGCCGCCTAGAGAGGTCGCTAATCTGATTATCGAGGCGTTACCGGCATCTGATGTGGTGGAAAAGGTAGAAATCGCGGGCCCTGGGTTCATCAACTTTTTCGTTCAGGAAACGGCGAAGTTCGATGTTGTGGCAGACGTTTTGGCAAAAGGGGACACCTTCGGTAAATGTGATGTCGGTAATGGACGCTCGGTACTGCTGGAGTATGTTTCCGCCAACCCAACAGGGCCTTTGCATGTTGGGCATGGTCGTGGTGCGGCTTATGGGGCAAGTGTCGCCAATGTATTGTCGGAAGCTGGTTATAACGTTTCGCGAGAATACTATGTGAATGATGCCGGACGTCAAATGGATATTCTGGCAGCATCAACCTGGTTGCGTTATTTGCAGCAGGTTGGTGAAACATTGAAGTTCCCGAGCAACGGTTATCAGGGCGACTACATTATCGAGATAGCACAGGAGTTGGTGCATCAGCACGGAGAAGCCTTTAAGGTGGAAGCAAGTGACGTGTTCGATGGCGTTGCAGCTGATGAAGTCAAGGATGCAGAAGGTAATGTTGTCTCCGGCGACAAAGAAGAGCATATCGATGATTTGATCATGAAAGCGAAAAGCCTGTTGGGTGCTGACAAATATGAAATCGTCTTCCAGCAAGCACTAACTGTTATTTTGTCTGATATCCGTGAAGACTTGGGTGAGTTTGGTGTGGAATTCGATAACTGGTTCTCCGAGCGTTCGCTGATGGATTCTGGTGTGATTGATGCTGCATTGGAAAAATTGCAGGCTGCCGGTAAAGTCTATGAGCAGAATGGTGCCTTGTGGTTTAAATCAACCGAATATGGTGACGAGAAAGATCGCGTTGTCGTCCGTGATAATGGCTTGAAAACCTATTTTGCATCGGATATCGCTTACCACTTCAATAAGCTTGAGCGTGGATTTGATGTGTTGATTGATATTTGGGGTTCCGACCACCACGGTTATGTTCCGCGTGTCAAAGCGGCGATGCAGGCAATGGATACCAATCCAGATGCCTTGGAAGTCTTGTTGGTTCAGTTTGCGATTTTGTATCGTGGAGGCGAAAAGCTGGCGATGTCCACGCGTTCCGGTCAGTTTGTGACCTTGCGTGAGTTAAGAGAAGAGGTTGGTTCGGATGCGGCGCGTTTTTTCTACGTACAGCGTAAGTCGGAGCAGCACATGGACTTTGATTTGGATTTGGCAAAATCCCAATCCAACGACAATCCGGTTTACTACATCCAATATGCCCATGCGCGTATTTGCCGTGTATTTGAGCAGGCGCAGGAAAAAGGCTATTCGGTCGTTATTGACCCCAACCTGGCGGATTTTACATTGCTGACATCAGAGCACGAAACCGATTTGGCAACGCAGTTGGCGAAGTACCCTGAAGTGATTGCACGTGCAGCGCAGGCTTATGAGCCTCATCAAGTCGCTTATTACTTGAAAGACTTGGCGAATGGCCTTCATTCCTATTACAACGCGTGTCAGTTTGTGGTGGAAGATGATGCTTTGCGTCAATCTCGACTCGTGTTGATTGCTGCCGTTAGACAAGTATTGAGAAACGGTTTGAGACTATTGGGCGTGTCCGCGCCACAAAGTATGTAATACGCTTTCCATGGCCAGAGATTACAAGCAAAAACACTATATCGCCAAGCAGCCTTATCAGCGACGCTCTCAGGTGGAGGCTCGTACTGACGAGCCTGTTTCTTCACCTATGAAATGGGTGTGGTTGATGGCATTGGTTGTGACGGTAGGCTTGCTGGGTGGTTTTTTTGTCGTTCAACATTTCGCCGATAAAGGCGTGAAGTCGAACGAAACTAAGGCAAGCGGCGCTAATGCAGCGTTGGTGGTGAGCGAAAAAACAGAAGATATCAAAAAAGAACCGGTTGCAAAATCTGCTGAGAAAAAAGTCTTTGAAGCGACGGTGGTTGAAAAACCGGCAGATAATGATCCTAAGATTCACTATAGTTTTTATCAGGGATTGGCAAAAACTGAAGTGGTGGTCAATGCAGAACCCATCTCAATCGAATTACCAGCACCATACTACATTCAAGCAGGTACTTTCACAGAAGCAGATGCTGCACTAAAAGAACAGAAGCGTTTGGCTGGGTATGATCAGGTGCTTCAAGTGACCAGTATTCAGTCTAGAGGTAAAACCTATTACCGTTTGCGTTTGGGGCCTTTTACCGATCGATTGGTGATGAACCGCAAGCGAAATGAGTTGAGAAAGCTGGGGGTGGATACTTTGTTGATTCGCGCTAAGCAAACCAGTGATCCCCAAGCGGATAAAGACGCTAAATCCGCTGGGAATCAATCAGAGGCGGATGCCTCTTCCGATAGTCAGTAAGTGCGCTATTCAGCCGCTTGCTGCGCTTCTAAATCCAGTTCAGTTTTAACCTGATTACGACCTTGTTCTTTGGCAAGGTAGAGTGCGTCATCTGCACGTTTGATGAATTCGTCTACTGTCTCTTCCAAACCTTTGTAAGTCGCGATCCCGAAAGAGGCAGTGATTAACCCTAGCTCTTTGGTGGAATCTTTACGTTTCAATTTTGCGGTTTCTATGTTGTGACGAATCGACTCTGCGCGTTCCATAGCAGACTCAAGGTCTGAATCCGACAGAATAACGGCGAACTCTTCCCCGCCGTAGCGGCAGATGGTTTCATTTTCCAGTTTGCTTTTCTTCATGGTGTTGGCGAAATAACGCAACACGCTGTCACCTACCAAGTGCCCGAAGTTGTCATTGAAACGTTTGAAATGATCGATGTCGGTCATGATTAATACTAAACTTTCAGGGTTACCGCTCGCTTGAGCGGAGTCCATCATTTCCGCCATGGCAATATTGAAGGCTTTGCGGTTACCTACTTCAGTCAGCTCGTCCAGCATCACTTGCGCACGTGCTTCAATCAACTGTTTGCGTAAGCGTGTGATTTCCTCATTGCTGGACATCAATTCTTTTTGTAAATCCGCGCTCGATTCCTGCATTGAGGTGACAGTGCTTTGAACGGTATGAGTCAGCTCTTTCAGGGTAGCGGCATCAATGTTCGGATCATTGAGTGAGGTGGCGAATTTATCGAGTTCTTCCGATTGCTGGGCGAGCTTGTCGCTCCAGATGTTCATTTTCTTGATGACAAGGCTGATTAAGCGTTTGAGGGCTTTGTCGAATTCGTTGTCGGCAGAGTCGTCGTCATCTGCGAAATATTCGTCATAAAGGCGACGACCGAGGCGGTCATTATAACCAAAAGGGTCACTCAGGATTTTATCCATCTCCTGACGGAATTTCGGATTATCCCCTTTGTAATATTCGTACCAGATAAAATAATTCAACGGCGTTGGGTTAATCGACTGTTCTTCAAAAATATCGATTAACTGCCCAAAGATACGAATCGATTTTTCAGGTGCGTCGTTAATATCAAGTAACATGATGTGCCTTAGATTACGAATAATATTTATGTTTCTATTTTACACAAAACGCTTTGTATAGAAACAGATTTGAGCGCTTTTGCGTAAGGGACGATTGGTCAAGGTGTTGGCCGATTCTAATGGTATTAGAGGAAAAATTCGAGTATAGTTTCTAGCTTAGTTTCTATGTCGTGACATTCTGCTCACGGCGTCATCCTCAATTTGGAGACACTATGCTGGATTCGAAACAAATTGCATCTTTGGTGGAAACCGTCTCAAAAGTGTTGCCACAGGGATTTGGTGAATTGCCGGAACAGGCTCAGAAAAATTTCAAGGCAAGTTTGAGCCGTGCTTTTGAAAAAATGGATTTGGTTTCAAGAGAAGAATTTGATATCCAAACTGCCGTGTTAGCCAAGACCCGACAAAAGCTCGAAGCTTTGGAAGCAAAGGTCGACGCACTCGAAAATAACGAGTAAACACGGGTTGTGTTAACGCAGTATGCCACACTGGAAACCCGCGCTCTTTCCGGTATGGAAGCGCCTGTGGTACAAGTTGAAGTACATGTTACCAACGGCTTGCCGCAGTTGTCTTTGGTTGGTCTTCCCGAAGCTGCCGTTAAAGAAAGTAAAGACCGTGTCCGCTCTGCACTGTTGAGTAGCGGTTTTCAACTCCCTCCTAAACGTATTACCGTCAACCTGGCGCCTGCTGATGTGCCCAAGCAGGGAAGTCGTTATGACTTACCAATTGCAACCGGCATTTTATTGGCATCAGGCCAACTCAATACGCAATTGGATTTATCCAAATTAGAACTTATTGGAGAGCTAGGGCTGAACGGTGAAATCCGTCGCGTTGACGGCATTTTGTCAGCCGTACTTCAAGCCAAGCAAGCTGGAAAAACGTTAATCATTCCTCAGGACAATCTTGAAGAGGCTGCTGTAATAGAAGGCGCGGAGATTTTAGCCGCCAGTCATTTATTGGAAGTCAGTGCATTTTTGACAGCATCCGGCGATCTCCATTTGCCACAAGAGATGGCATCCTCTGACGAGAGTGATTGGAACTATCATGAAGATCTCGCAGATATTCAAGGGCAATTTCAAGCTAAACGTGTGCTGGAACTCTGTGCTGCTGGTGGTCATTCGCTGTTGATGGTTGGGCCGCCGGGCTCCGGTAAAAGTATGTTGGCGTCCCGATTGATTACGCTCCTGCCGGATTTAACACAACAGCAGGCGATAGAAGTTGCGGTAGTTCGTTCTCTGGCAGGCAAGCCTGTAAATGGTAAAGATTTTTTCAAACGCATGTTGGTTCATCCTCACCATACGGCAACGGCACCATCCATGGTGGGGGGCGGTTCAGGGGCGACTGCAAAACCGGGAGCTTTAT
This portion of the Hydrogenovibrio marinus genome encodes:
- a CDS encoding SPOR domain-containing protein → MARDYKQKHYIAKQPYQRRSQVEARTDEPVSSPMKWVWLMALVVTVGLLGGFFVVQHFADKGVKSNETKASGANAALVVSEKTEDIKKEPVAKSAEKKVFEATVVEKPADNDPKIHYSFYQGLAKTEVVVNAEPISIELPAPYYIQAGTFTEADAALKEQKRLAGYDQVLQVTSIQSRGKTYYRLRLGPFTDRLVMNRKRNELRKLGVDTLLIRAKQTSDPQADKDAKSAGNQSEADASSDSQ
- the argS gene encoding arginine--tRNA ligase; protein product: MKQQVIELLIQVVDTLKQTGVLPEDAHPNIHLENTKDKSHGDFATNLAMMLTKLVGKPPREVANLIIEALPASDVVEKVEIAGPGFINFFVQETAKFDVVADVLAKGDTFGKCDVGNGRSVLLEYVSANPTGPLHVGHGRGAAYGASVANVLSEAGYNVSREYYVNDAGRQMDILAASTWLRYLQQVGETLKFPSNGYQGDYIIEIAQELVHQHGEAFKVEASDVFDGVAADEVKDAEGNVVSGDKEEHIDDLIMKAKSLLGADKYEIVFQQALTVILSDIREDLGEFGVEFDNWFSERSLMDSGVIDAALEKLQAAGKVYEQNGALWFKSTEYGDEKDRVVVRDNGLKTYFASDIAYHFNKLERGFDVLIDIWGSDHHGYVPRVKAAMQAMDTNPDALEVLLVQFAILYRGGEKLAMSTRSGQFVTLRELREEVGSDAARFFYVQRKSEQHMDFDLDLAKSQSNDNPVYYIQYAHARICRVFEQAQEKGYSVVIDPNLADFTLLTSEHETDLATQLAKYPEVIARAAQAYEPHQVAYYLKDLANGLHSYYNACQFVVEDDALRQSRLVLIAAVRQVLRNGLRLLGVSAPQSM
- a CDS encoding sensor domain-containing diguanylate cyclase, yielding MPQTTKTQNKFVLTLIVLSILIAAMSWLPEKIFDIENPFTSFTQYSNLILLVAFALSYRAYQVTSQKLIQQNEANQLELKKMRKAHKKEKDRLTIILDSSRIAYWEWNIKKNTAFFSDLWQEMIGFHNHDFPQDLHAWQARIHPSDQTSVQKKMLKLLSNRSTVYEDVHRLMNSEGEYIWVYDRGQTIFSPQGEIERLICVRLDVTQQKQTEEELTLDRTLLDSTSESIAITDAKLNFIRTNPAFHKSLGFSEDELKQLNLRILLDNLQDAPAIDIIGKLEESDEWRGELLLHHTNGRLARASLVDVHRVHHQTTDNIHYTMVYTDITQLKATQMELDHLAHTDMVTGLPNRNFFYNALENLLDEVKHKDEKFTVMFLDLDNFKTINDTLGHGVGDSLLRSVSELISDQIAQDTILARVGGDEFVILCRAHTSKEQLEQVGQHLNKLLEKPFNLGEHQVNIGSSIGMAIYPDHGATQTELLQNADLAMYEAKKSGKGQHRIFDPDDIRQTLQ
- a CDS encoding GGDEF domain-containing protein, whose translation is MLLDINDAPEKSIRIFGQLIDIFEEQSINPTPLNYFIWYEYYKGDNPKFRQEMDKILSDPFGYNDRLGRRLYDEYFADDDDSADNEFDKALKRLISLVIKKMNIWSDKLAQQSEELDKFATSLNDPNIDAATLKELTHTVQSTVTSMQESSADLQKELMSSNEEITRLRKQLIEARAQVMLDELTEVGNRKAFNIAMAEMMDSAQASGNPESLVLIMTDIDHFKRFNDNFGHLVGDSVLRYFANTMKKSKLENETICRYGGEEFAVILSDSDLESAMERAESIRHNIETAKLKRKDSTKELGLITASFGIATYKGLEETVDEFIKRADDALYLAKEQGRNQVKTELDLEAQQAAE
- a CDS encoding YifB family Mg chelatase-like AAA ATPase, encoding MLTQYATLETRALSGMEAPVVQVEVHVTNGLPQLSLVGLPEAAVKESKDRVRSALLSSGFQLPPKRITVNLAPADVPKQGSRYDLPIATGILLASGQLNTQLDLSKLELIGELGLNGEIRRVDGILSAVLQAKQAGKTLIIPQDNLEEAAVIEGAEILAASHLLEVSAFLTASGDLHLPQEMASSDESDWNYHEDLADIQGQFQAKRVLELCAAGGHSLLMVGPPGSGKSMLASRLITLLPDLTQQQAIEVAVVRSLAGKPVNGKDFFKRMLVHPHHTATAPSMVGGGSGATAKPGALSLAHHSVLFLDELTEFNRNVLEALREPLETKRVEISRVNQQVSYPADVQLVCATNPSPSGFFSDDPLGRCTDTPEQINRYLKKISGPLLDRIDCHLEVSPVEFQHLSQTAEKSGETSAEVKSRVVECQQRQLNRQGKLNAKLTPQELNELFQPDSTSLALLEKSVNQLGMSARSYHKVLRVALSLADMAKDDIVSIKHIAEALSYRKLDKLS
- a CDS encoding accessory factor UbiK family protein; this translates as MLDSKQIASLVETVSKVLPQGFGELPEQAQKNFKASLSRAFEKMDLVSREEFDIQTAVLAKTRQKLEALEAKVDALENNE